One window of the Vigna radiata var. radiata cultivar VC1973A chromosome 1, Vradiata_ver6, whole genome shotgun sequence genome contains the following:
- the LOC106756728 gene encoding pentatricopeptide repeat-containing protein At1g62680, mitochondrial: MKHYSTTISLFKQMELKGIQSNLVILSIVINCFCHLHQMTSAFSVFAKILKRGYHPDVITLSNLMKGLCLNNEVKNALSLHDKVVAQGFRPNEVSYAILINGLCKVGETEAAMKLLRIIEGCRLCKSNVVMYAIIIDSLFKQNLAKEAYHLHSKMISSSIMSNVYIYNIMINALCKEGKIKEAKNVLCVMVKASVKPDNVTFGTLMGGYILVNEVQSAKHIFNVMTQIGVIPNVYSYNIMINGLCKSKRVDEAKNLFQNMHKRNMVPDTVTYTILIDGLCKSGRIADVWDLIDEMHDRNQQPNVITYNCLINALCKNYLLDKAFKLFKKMKEKGIQPTISTWNTLIDGMCRKGRLEKSR, translated from the coding sequence ATGAAACACTATTCTACAactatttccctttttaagCAAATGGAACTGAAGGGAATACAGAGTAATCTTGTCATTCTCAGCATCGTGATCAATTGTTTCTGCCACTTACATCAAATGACCTCCGCTTTCTCTGTATTTGCCAAAATTCTCAAACGAGGTTATCATCCAGATGTCATAACCTTAAGTAACCTCATGAAAGGTCTCTGTCTTAATAATGAGGTCAAGAATGCTCTTAGCCTTCACGACAAGGTAGTAGCACAAGGATTTCGACCTAACGAGGTTAGTTACGCTATTTTGATCAATGGCTTGTGCAAGGTAGGAGAAACGGAAGCTGCCATGAAGTTGCTCAGAATAATAGAAGGCTGTCGATTATGTAAGTCTAATGTGGTAATGTATGCCATTATAATTGACtctttattcaaacaaaatctTGCAAAAGAGGCTTATCATTTGCATAGTAAAATGATATCAAGTAGCATCATGTCGAATGTTTATATCtataatataatgattaatGCTTTATGTAAGGaaggaaagataaaagaagCTAAGAATGTGCTGTGTGTGATGGTAAAAGCTTCTGTCAAACCTGATAATGTTACCTTTGGCACTTTGATGGGTggatatattttagttaatgaAGTGCAAAGTGCTAAACACATATTTAATGTTATGACCCAAATTGGAGTAATTCCTAATGTTTACAGTTATAATATCATGATTAATGGAttatgtaaaagtaaaagagtGGATGAGGCCAAGAATCTCTTTCAGAATATGCATAAGAGGAACATGGTTCCTGATACAGTGACTTACACTATTCTTATAGATGGGTTATGCAAATCTGGGAGAATAGCTGATGTTTGGGATCTTATTGATGAGATGCATGATAGAAATCAACAACCAAATGTAATCACTTACAATTGCTTGATAAATGCTTTATGCAAAAACTATCTTTTAGACAAGGCATTTAAACTAttcaagaaaatgaaggaaaaaggaattcAACCGACTATAAGTACCTGGAACACACTTATTGATGGAATGTGCAGAAAGGGAAGACTTGAGAAGTCACGATAG
- the LOC106756019 gene encoding glutamine synthetase PR-2: MSLLSDLINLNLSESTEKIIAEYIWVGGSGMDLRSKARTLPGPVDDPAKLPKWNYDGSSTDQAPGDDSEVILYPQAIFKDPFRRGNNILVICDVYTPAGEPLQTNKRYDAAKIFSHPDVVAEVPWYGIEQEYTLLQKDVNWPLGWPLGGFPGPQGPYYCGVGADKAYGRDIVDAHYKACVYAGINISGINGEVMPGQWEFQVGPSVGISAGDEVWAARYILERITELAGAVVSFDPKPIPGDWNGAGAHTNYSTKSMREEGGYEVIKKAIEKLGLRHKEHIAAYGKGNERRLTGRHETADINTFSWGVANRGSSVRVGRDTEKQGKGYFEDRRPASNMDPYVVTSMIAETTILWKP, encoded by the exons ATGTCTTTGCTTTCAGATCTCATCAACCTCAACCTCTCAGAATCCACAGAAAAGATCATTGCTGAGTACATATG GGTTGGTGGATCTGGTATGGACCTCAGAAGTAAAGCCAGA ACTCTTCCTGGACCAGTGGATGACCCTGCAAAACTTCCAAAATGGAACTATGATGGGTCTAGCACAGATCAAGCTCCTGGGGATGATAGTGAAGTCATCTTATA TCCACAAGCTATTTTCAAGGACCCCTTTAGGAGAGGCAACAATATTCTT GTGATTTGTGATGTTTACACCCCAGCTGGTGAGCCACTTCAAACCAACAAGAGGTATGATGCTGCCAAAATTTTCAGCCACCCTGATGTTGTTGCTGAGGTACCATG GTATGGAATTGAACAAGAATACACCTTATTGCAGAAAGACGTGAATTGGCCACTTGGATGGCCACTTGGTGGGTTTCCTGGACCACAG GGACCATACTACTGTGGAGTTGGTGCTGATAAAGCCTATGGTCGTGATATTGTAGATGCACATTACAAAGCTTGTGTTTATGCAGGAATTAACATTAGTGGCATCAATGGAGAGGTTATGCCAGGCCAg TGGGAATTCCAAGTTGGTCCTTCTGTTGGAATCTCTGCCGGAGATGAAGTCTGGGCTGCTCGCTACATTTTGGAA AGGATTACAGAGTTGGCAGGAGCTGTTGTTTCATTTGATCCCAAGCCTATTCCG GGAGATTGGAATGGAGCTGGGGCACATACAAACTACAG CACCAAGTCCATGAGAGAAGAGGGTGGTTATGAGGTGATTAAGAAAGCCATTGAAAAGCTTGGATTGAGACACAAAGAGCACATTGCAGCATATGGAAAAGGTAATGAGAGACGTCTAACTGGAAGACATGAAACTGCAGACATCAACACATTCTCTTGG GGTGTGGCAAACCGTGGAAGCTCAGTTAGAGTTGGAAGAGACACTGAGAAACAAGGGAAAGGTTACTTTGAGGACAGAAGGCCTGCTTCTAACATGGATCCTTATGTTGTCACCTCCATGATTGCAGAGACCACCATCCTCTGGAAACCATGA
- the LOC106756713 gene encoding glutamine synthetase PR-2-like gives MYDFVRDVMNGEYSTKSMREEGGYEVIKKAIEKLGLRHKEHIAAYGKGNERRLTGRHETADINTFSWGVANRGSSVRVGRDTEKQGNINHDRNRGDKYGY, from the exons ATGTATGATTTTGTGAGAGATGTAATGAATGGTGAGTACAGCACCAAGTCCATGAGAGAAGAGGGTGGTTATGAGGTGATTAAGAAAGCCATTGAAAAGCTTGGATTGAGACACAAAGAGCACATTGCAGCATATGGAAAAGGTAATGAGAGACGTCTAACTGGAAGACATGAAACTGCAGACATCAACACATTCTCTTGG GGTGTGGCAAACCGTGGAAGCTCAGTTAGAGTTGGAAGAGACACTGAGAAACAAGGGAACATTAATCATGATAGAAACCGTGGCGACAAATATGGTTATTAA